A genomic segment from Nicotiana tabacum cultivar K326 chromosome 9, ASM71507v2, whole genome shotgun sequence encodes:
- the LOC107826044 gene encoding uncharacterized protein LOC107826044, protein MIYFKSTKNGQQLYVFGTEHLNGKNVFRKLHLRPELMINNKRWEKPPILQYSCQGVLLFVDRMWPIYYALNPITQEEVTIKNTPVPGKSCALYFCPLTRQFKLLYAQARGSLCQYFVYMFKTRTWRKIHSSSTFNFLPYLNSHAVVNGALHWIMYADFEKEGIPPCANGIMVFRMDKEELSAMPHPGSVCTSKKVHTTMTLLVKENCLSFCHLLVSEYAVDIWILEDYKMRTWNKRYKVNLFDKKIFPFSLPYTRPGSTSIDVYWWIKLINIQGGELLFYLCDRGLFSYNLDHKTVKIFELPQQKESYACRTYIESLLAIT, encoded by the coding sequence ATGATTTATTTCAAGAGTACCAAGAACGGACAACAACTATATGTGTTTGGTACTGAACATCTTAATGGGAAGAATGTGTTCAGGAAACTTCATCTCAGACCTGAGCTTATGATCAATAATAAACGCTGGGAAAAACCCCCAATTCTTCAATACTCTTGTCAAGGAGTTCTTCTGTTTGTTGATCGCATGTGGCCTATTTATTATGCTTTGAACCCGATAACACAAGAGGAAGTAACCATAAAAAATACACCAGTCCCCGGAAAATCATGTGCTCTTTATTTTTGTCCATTAACAAGACAATTCAAACTTCTTTATGCACAGGCACGAGGCAGTTTGTGTCAGTATTTTGTATACATGTTCAAGACACGGACGTGGAGGAAAATCCATTCATCGTCCACCTTCAACTTTTTGCCATATCTTAACTCTCACGCAGTTGTTAATGGAGCATTGCATTGGATCATGTATGCTGATTTTGAAAAAGAAGGGATtcctccttgtgcaaatggaatcATGGTATTTAGAATGGATAAGGAAGAACTCTCCGCTATGCCTCATCCTGGAAGTGTGTGTACCTCAAAGAAAGTGCATACAACTATGACTCTTTTAGTGAAGGAAAACTGTTTGTCTTTCTGTCACTTGCTTGTCTCTGAGTATGCAGTGGATATATGGATCTTGGAGGACTATAAAATGAGGACATGGAACAAAAGGTACAAGGTTAATCTCTTTGATAAgaaaatttttccttttagtttgCCTTACACTCGGCCCGGGTCGACATCTATAGACGTGTATTGGTGGATAAAGCTTATTAATATCCAAGGCGGTGAACTTCTCTTTTACTTGTGCGATAGAGGtttattttcttataatttaGATCATAAAACTGTGAAGATATTTGAATTACCGCAACAAAAAGAGTCATATGCTTGTAGGACTTATATAGAGAGCCTGCTGGCAATAACTTAA